The Chelatococcus sp. HY11 nucleotide sequence GCCGAAGGCCCCAGAGCTTGCCGGGCGAAATCTTCATGACACACCTTTCATGAGTAAGGCATCGACCGCCGCACGATCCGGGATGCTCTCCCAGCCGCTGCCGCGTGCGCATTTCAGCGCCGCTGTGGCGCTGGCCAGACGCGCGGCACCCTCGACATCCAGTCCCTCGGCGAGGCCAAGTGCATAGGCGCCGTGGAAGATATCCCCGGCCCCGTTCGTATCCACCGCCGTCACATCAAAGGTCGGAACGTGACGCGGCGTATCGCCGTCCAGCCACCAGAAACCCTTCTCACCGATCGTGACCGAGATGATGCCACGGCAAAGTGGTGCGGCGCGGCGAAGTCCGAGGGCGATATCTGTCGTATCCGTGAGGCGCTCGAGACATGCGGCCGAGAAGACGATGTGATCCGGGAGCGGGAGCAGACGCTTGACCGCGTCCATGTCGCCGACATCGGCATCAAGCACGGTGGTGATGCCGCGCTTGCGCGCCTCCTGAAAGACCGCCGCGGCACCTTGCCACCAACTGTAGTCCGCCATCACGGCATCGACGCCCTCCAGGCCGTCGAGCGGAAGCCAATCGGCATCATCGCCGAGGTCCCGACCGATGAAGCCGAAGGCCATGCGCTCTCCGTTGGGCGATACGAGCACTGTACCGATGGGGCTCACGCCGCCTTCCACCCGGCGAACGTGATCCGTATGCACGCCCGCGACGCGCAGACGCGCCAGAATATCGTCGCCAGCAGCATCCTGACCAAGACGCCCCCAGTATTGGGTATCGGCGCCAAGCCGGGCTGTCGCGTAAGCCGCAGTCGCGGCGATACCCCCGCCCGTGCGCAGCACGTTATTGGCGCGAAATTTACAGGGTTCGGTCGGGAGGCGCGGCAAATAGACGATCGTATCGAGGAAGGCGTTTCCAAGAGTGACGATACGTTTTGCTGCCATCGCGCTTCTTCCCATAGCATTCTCTGTCCCGCTCGCCGTTCGTCGGGCACTCGTGATTGCGCGAGCGTTTTAGCGGCGCCCGCAACATGTAGTCAACATTTATTACAAGATATCCCACGGTGCTCCGATGACCCGCTGGCACCACATGGGAGACTCACTCCGTCCGCGAAACGACGGCCCGACACCGCCCTTCCAGCATGCGCCGCCAATCGTTACCGCAGTTTGCTCGGGATACTCGCGTGACAGCGGTTCTTCGATGATTGCCACGTTTTGGTACCACGGCTGTGCCAATCAGCCGGCATCGCGCGGCCACTTCGAACACACGGGTCGCTGCGGAAGACAGGCCCCATCAATGCGTGCTCATCACGTCGGCCAGCTCGCCAATCAGCCACTGTAGCCCCTCGTCACGATCGCCTCGTTGGTGCCAAATAACCTCGGCCGCAGCCTCGAGGGGCTTGTAGGGCAGCTCCAGGATTTCATGGGTGCCGGCGTCCACAAGCCTGCGCGCCATGCGCTCGGGAAGTGTTGCGATCATGTCCGTCGCCGAAAGAATTCCCGGAACAGCGGCGTAGTGCGGCAGAGAGACTGCCACATGCGCGACCGCATCTTCGTCCGTGGTCTCAATGAGCAGTCGGTCGATCCAGACACGGCGCCAGACCCCGCGCTCGTCGATGAACCCCTCTGCCGCCCGCTCGCCACTCCCGCTGAGCTCCACGACGACGAAGGGATAGGAGAACAGCAGGTCACGATCGATAGATTGCCCGACAAGGGGATGTCCCCGACGCGCCACGACCGCTTCCCGATCGACCAGCAGGCTGGTCCGCCGCATGTGGTCCGGCATCTCGCTGAACCAACCGATGACAAGGTCGAGGCGGCCTTCATCGAGATGCCGGATCACGTCCATCCGGCTATAGGGGAAGATACGCAGCTCCAGTTGCGGTGCTGTCCTGGCAAGCCGCTCGATGAGAGGGGTCAGAATGATGGCAGTCCCGAAGTCCGTCGCGGACACCCGGAACGTGCGCGCCGTATTGGAGGGCTCGAACGGCTTGGTCTTGATGGCCTCCTCGAAGCGCTCCAACCCATCGAGGATTACCGGCGCGATCGCGAGCGCGCGGGGTGTCGGTTCCATCCCGTTCTCGCCATACATGAACAGTTCGTCACCGACGGCCTGTCGCAAACGGCCAAGTGCATGGCTGACCGCAGACGCTGTGACGCCCAGTTCCTTGGCGGCGGTGCTGACGCTTCTTGTCTGCAAGACCGCCTCGAACACCCTGAACAGATTCAGGTCAACTCTACGGATGGACATACCCCCTCCTGAATTCAACTCATACGACGCTGCAGTAACTTCAGCGTTTACGTGATGCCGCGATCTCGGCATTGTCCATCGTCGACTGGATAACCCGGACGCTCCGGGGATTTCACGCAGAAGAAAATCTTGGCATGCAACTTCTCGCAAAAGAATAGCGAAGCATCGCTGGCATGGCCTGAACTTACGTCACATGCCGAGCCGGTTCACGCAAGCGCCATTGGCGAAGGCCGCGGCTGGGCATGCCACGCGCGCCATGAGCCGAGACATTTACCCACGAGATCGAAAGAAGGCACGTCGCTTTTCCGCGCCCATGAACAGAACGCAAAAGCCTGAAGCAGCGGGCGTGGAGTCCGATGCCCCCGTGAGACCAACGGAATTCACCACAGCTGGTCTTCCTCTCCCAACGCAGTTCAGCGCTTTCAGAGGAGCCTATCGTGGGGTGTTCGATATGCATTTGGAGCGTGTCAGTGCCGGAGGCTTCCCGGTGCGGCAAGACGTGTGGAATCTCGGCAGAGTAATTCTCGTCAGCGCGCATTTACCTGGCCCCCAACATGTATTCGGCTTGTGTCATAGCAGAAGCACGACGCTCGACCACTGGTATGCGCTCGTCAAATGCGGTGACGCCAGCCCGGAAGCCCCCGCAGAGCCAATTCACTTGAGCTTCCACTGTCTCGCCGACCCCTTTCAAACCGAAATTGGGGCAAGCCGCCTATTGGTTGCGTTCATACCGCGGGACATCTTCCCTTTTGGCTTCGATTTCGAGGCAATTCGTGATCGTCCGCTTGACAGTGGCGCGGGTCTCCTGCTGATGGATTTTCTGGTCATCCTCAATCGCCGACTACCTCGATTACGCCTCTCCGAGCTTGCGGGCCTGCCAAGCGCGGTGCGCGGACTGCTCGCACTGCATGGCACGTCTCCGCCCGCGCACCAAGGTGCTGCGCGTAATGCGATCGACGTGAGATTGCTTGAACGCGCTAAGCGACTGATCGACCGGAAGATCGAGGCACCTGACCTTTCGCCCGGCTCCCTGGCTGAGGAGCTTTTCGTCTCCCGATCGCGTCTCTACCGCGCCTTTGAGGCGTTTGGCGGTGTGTCGGTCTATATCAGGCGCCAACGGTTGCTTCGCACGCGCGAGGCTCTCGCTGACGCGTCCGACACGCGCTCTATCCTTCGCATCGCGGAACAATGGGGCTTCGCCGATGCCTCCGTCTTCAGCCGGGCCTTCCGGAGCGAGTTCGGCGTGTCCCCCAGCGCGGTCCGCAGGGCGGGGTGGATGGGCGGCGACCATCAGCGTGAGAGGAACGCCATCGTCGAGCGATCTCAAGAGGCAAGCCTCGAGCAACTGTTGCGCCAACTCCGCTCGTGACCACAAGGCCCGAGCAGCCCAAAACCGTGATGTCCGACGCATTCGCGGCAGGTATAGCTCCAGCAGAGGCCAACCGCAGCTCTGAACTCGGATTGATGACGGAGCCTCCGGCAACGCGCGGCAACCCGCCGTGCCCCACCACTAGTCCGGAAAATGCTCGACATGGGTTTCCGCCGTACGGCCGACATAGAGCGCCCGGCGCCCAATGAACGAGACGATATAGCCGACACAGCCCGCGGCAACGGCCTTATTGCAGAAGCCCTTATAGGTATAGCCAGGGACGAGACGCTGGGCTTCGCTTATGGCTTTCCGCACGAGGCCGGTGTCAAATGCCTCCGCGATCGGGAGGCCGATCCGATGGGTCGGCAACTCGACCGATGCGCCATCGGGAAGGTAGTAAGTCGCAGTTGCCCGCCGAAAATCGACAGCATAGCTCTCGAATCCAGCGTCCATCAACTTTCCGACAATTTGCGGAAAGGTCATCGTGTTCGTCTCCGCGCCCTCCAGGCAGGCCTGGGCGATCATCTTCTGTTCGTCATTCATGGCGTCTTCCCGATAGAGGCAGAATTGATACTATTCGACAGGCGTCGCGCCGAGCCGGTGGTGTTCGACCATGCGCATCAGGAGGCGCTCCAGAAGCGCCCGCTCGGCACCGGTCAGACATTCGAAGAATTCCGCGTCGTTGCCATCAGCAAGGGCTGCCAGCTTCGGAACGAGAGCGGCACCCCGCACCGTCAGGACGAGCGTTTGCGCGCGGCCGTCGTTTGCGTTCGCCGCGCGCGTGACAAGCGACTTGGCAATGAGCCTGTCGGCGAGCTTCGTGATGGCCCCCTTCGTCATGCCCATAGCCTCCGCGAGGCGGCTTGGCGGCGTGGGCTCCCGGCCGTAGAGAGCGCGCATGAAGCTCCATTCAGCGACAGTGACATCCTCGCCGGCGAGCTTGACCGCGAAAGCGTGAGAAACGTGATTGGAGACCATGCGCAGCCAATAGCCGAGATGGGATGTGAGATCCGAAACAGATGGGCTTGCCGGCATGCCGCCTCCAATGGTTGACTAGGAAATTACATGAAGATTGTTTCCTAGTCAACAATCCGTGCGACGGCAGGCGGGCGCAGCCGGACCATCAGGCTGTGGATACAGGCGAAATGGACCGCCTCGTCCTGAACCGGCCGGCAGCATCACGAGCGGCGAGACGTGCCCCGTGTTCCGCCCGCACCTCGGACAGATGGCTGGCCTGCTCAAGCGGGCAGCTGAAGCTCTCGACGAGGACAATGGAGCTGCACGATCTTGCCTGGAACCAACGTGTTCTCGCCACGTTTAAGCTTTGCGCAAAGTATCCCTGTGGAGCATTGGGTGACAAAACAGACGGTTACAGCCAACCGTGATCTCCGCGAGAACCGCCCGTTATGGGCAGATACATCGCGCATTTCGGTGATAACGCGCCAAACTCCGCGCGAGCGCTTCTACGACGTGGTCATTGTCGGCGCCGGCATCAGCGGCGCGCTCATGGCCAATGCTCTTGCCGACGGGAGGCGTTCCATCCTGGTGGTCGACCGGCGTGGGCCCGTCAAGGGGTCCAGTATGGCCAGCACGGCGATGATCCAGCATGAAATCGACGTGCCGCTGTTCAAGCTCGCGCAAACCATTGGCGGGCCACGGGCCGCGCGCGTATGGCAACGGTCGGCCCAGGCCGTCGAAGGATTGAAGGCGCTGGTGCAAGGCCTCCGCATCCCCTGTCAGTTCGAGGCGAGACAGACGCTTTACCTCGCCGGCGAGGCCTATGGCGCCCGCGCGCTCAAAGAGGAAAGCAAGGCGCGGGCTCAGGCTGGCCTTGAAGCGCGCTTTCTCGACGCAGATGAGCTCGAGCAGCAATTCGGTATCGATCGCCCCGCCGCCATCGTCAGCAAGATGTCGGCATCGGCCAACCCCGCGCAGATGACCGCCGGCCTCCTGCGAGACGCGCGCAGGCACGGCTGTGAGATCGTCGCCGGCCTGGAGATCACGGATCTCCACGCGGGCGAACCTGTCGTGCTCGCCACATCGAGCGGCCAGCTTCTCCTGGCGAGCCATGTGGTCTTCTGCACCGGATACGAATTCCTGAAGCCGCTGGCCAACAGACAGCATCGCATCATCTCGACCTGGGCCATCGCCAGCAAACCCGGGCTGAAATTACCTCCGTGGCTCTCGGAAGCACTGGTTTGGGAGGGGGCGGATCCGTATGTCTATTTTCGCACGACCCCGGATGGGCGATTGATCGCCGGCGGCGAGGATGAGGACAGTTCCGAGGCCTATCTGTCGGAAGCCAAGCTGAAAACCAAGGGCCGCACAATCGCCGAGAAGGTCGGCGACCTGCTGCATTGTGCGATCGGCTCGCCCGACTATGTCTGGTCAGCGGGCTTCGGAAGCACACCGACCGGCCTGCCGATGATGGGCGAAGTGCCCGGCTTGAAGAACGTCTATGCCGTCATGGGCTATGGCGGCAACGGCTTTACTTTCAGCAAGATCGGCGCCGAAATCATCGCGGCCATGATCGGGAAGAAACGGGATCCTGACGCCGAGCTGTTCAGTTTCCGTTGAGCCAGAATGCTTGCTGACACCACTGCCGGCTGGCCTGCCGATCGCTGGATTTAAGCCCGATCGGACAGTTCGCGCTTGACTGAACGACACCCCGACGCTTGCGCCGACCTCACAAAGCCGCCGGGCCATACCGGCGTGAAAACTTGACGGCCATAAGGATATCGGCTATCGAACAGCAATGGATAGCGTTATCCAAGAGGGAAAGACGCGCGATCTGCGAGCGATTTGGAGCAGTGATTTTCGCGCAATCGGAGCGCGAGGAAAAGCTGGTGCAATTTTTGCGATGGATGGACAGCGCTGTCCATACCTATAGGGTCGAGAAACCGGGTCACGCCAAGACGCGGATCTCGGGGACGGATATGACCAAGATCCCCGCTCATGGGATCCTCGGTCCCGGCGCGACGCCATGTGGGGGCTTCGGCTCGAGTTAGACTATCTCAATACACAAAAATACAGAATACGAAGTGGAGGGAAACGCGAATGAAGTTGACGGCAGGTGTTATTGTTGTGGCTTTTCTTGGATCGACAACAGCGCCACTCGCACAGGACAAGTTTCCTGCAAAGCCTATCACGGTCGTCATTCCCGCCGGCCCCGGCTCATCGACCGACACCAATGCACGACTTGTTCTCAACAAGATCGAAAAGCAGGGGTCGTTGGGCCAGCCTGCGGTCGTGGTCAACCAGACCAGCGCCCCGATTGCGGCCACGCGCGTCAAGGATGCGCGCCCGGATGGTCACGAACTGCTCGTCTATCATCTTGGTCTGATGGGGACCCAGGCCGTGGGCAAGATCGGCTTTGGCGCGGAAGCCTTCAAGCCCATCGCGCAGACCGGCAGCACCGCCTTCCTCATCGTCGCCGCGGAAAAGGGCCCCTATCCCGATCTGAAGTCGCTCGTGGAAGCTGCGAAGGCTGCGCCCTCGAAGATCACCGAGGCGAACAGCATCGGCGGCGCCAGTCACATCGCGACACTGGCGCTTGCGCAATCGGCCGGGTACACGCCCCGTGTCGTCCATGTGGGCGACGGTCCCTCGCGCCTGCAGTCCGTCCTCGGCGGTCACTCCGCCTATACGGTCGTCTCGCCTCCAGAATACAAGGGTTTCGCGGGCACGGGCATCAAGGCGCTGGCCGTGCTGGGATCTCAGCGCAGCCCGGATTGGCCCGACGTCCCATCGACCGCCGAACTGGGATACCCCGTCGACGTCTCTGTCGATGTCTGGTGGCTTGCGCCGTCTGATACGCCCCCCGCCGTCGTGGAGACGCTCGCGAGTGCGGTCGAAAAGGCGATGGGCGACGCCGAGCTCCAGGAGGCCTTCAAGAAACAGGGCATCAATCCCGTGTTTCTCCGCGGCGCGCCACTCGCCGACAAGCTGTCGAATATTACAGCGCTTGTGAAGCCGATGGGCGCGGCGCTCGGCGGACAATAGGCATCATCTGAGACAGGATGCTCCCATGCGTGGCGGGGAGAGAGGTATTGACCATGTCATCCCCGGCCAGGGAACGGCGAGCTGACCTTGCCTTCATGATCATCGTCTTTGTCGTCAGCGCGGCTGTGCTGGTGGAAGCCAGCCGCCTGCCGGCATCCCGGTTCGATCCCCTGGGGCCCGGCGCCTTTCCGCTCGGCATATGCGTCCTGCTCCTTGTCCTCACGGCCGTCGGCATCGTGAAGGCGCTTATGGGCCACTCGCTTGGGCGGGCGGAGACGTCCCTGCTGACCGGCGTCGGGCAGGAGACGGACTACAGGCAGCACCCGTGGCTCGCCGTCGCGCTCTATCTCTCGACTGTCATCTATGTGTGTGTTCTCCAGTTTGCGCCTCTCCATTTCACCTGGCC carries:
- a CDS encoding PfkB family carbohydrate kinase; translated protein: MAAKRIVTLGNAFLDTIVYLPRLPTEPCKFRANNVLRTGGGIAATAAYATARLGADTQYWGRLGQDAAGDDILARLRVAGVHTDHVRRVEGGVSPIGTVLVSPNGERMAFGFIGRDLGDDADWLPLDGLEGVDAVMADYSWWQGAAAVFQEARKRGITTVLDADVGDMDAVKRLLPLPDHIVFSAACLERLTDTTDIALGLRRAAPLCRGIISVTIGEKGFWWLDGDTPRHVPTFDVTAVDTNGAGDIFHGAYALGLAEGLDVEGAARLASATAALKCARGSGWESIPDRAAVDALLMKGVS
- a CDS encoding LysR family transcriptional regulator, whose translation is MSIRRVDLNLFRVFEAVLQTRSVSTAAKELGVTASAVSHALGRLRQAVGDELFMYGENGMEPTPRALAIAPVILDGLERFEEAIKTKPFEPSNTARTFRVSATDFGTAIILTPLIERLARTAPQLELRIFPYSRMDVIRHLDEGRLDLVIGWFSEMPDHMRRTSLLVDREAVVARRGHPLVGQSIDRDLLFSYPFVVVELSGSGERAAEGFIDERGVWRRVWIDRLLIETTDEDAVAHVAVSLPHYAAVPGILSATDMIATLPERMARRLVDAGTHEILELPYKPLEAAAEVIWHQRGDRDEGLQWLIGELADVMSTH
- a CDS encoding helix-turn-helix domain-containing protein gives rise to the protein MAKAAAGHATRAMSRDIYPRDRKKARRFSAPMNRTQKPEAAGVESDAPVRPTEFTTAGLPLPTQFSAFRGAYRGVFDMHLERVSAGGFPVRQDVWNLGRVILVSAHLPGPQHVFGLCHSRSTTLDHWYALVKCGDASPEAPAEPIHLSFHCLADPFQTEIGASRLLVAFIPRDIFPFGFDFEAIRDRPLDSGAGLLLMDFLVILNRRLPRLRLSELAGLPSAVRGLLALHGTSPPAHQGAARNAIDVRLLERAKRLIDRKIEAPDLSPGSLAEELFVSRSRLYRAFEAFGGVSVYIRRQRLLRTREALADASDTRSILRIAEQWGFADASVFSRAFRSEFGVSPSAVRRAGWMGGDHQRERNAIVERSQEASLEQLLRQLRS
- a CDS encoding DUF1398 family protein, translated to MNDEQKMIAQACLEGAETNTMTFPQIVGKLMDAGFESYAVDFRRATATYYLPDGASVELPTHRIGLPIAEAFDTGLVRKAISEAQRLVPGYTYKGFCNKAVAAGCVGYIVSFIGRRALYVGRTAETHVEHFPD
- a CDS encoding MarR family transcriptional regulator; the encoded protein is MPASPSVSDLTSHLGYWLRMVSNHVSHAFAVKLAGEDVTVAEWSFMRALYGREPTPPSRLAEAMGMTKGAITKLADRLIAKSLVTRAANANDGRAQTLVLTVRGAALVPKLAALADGNDAEFFECLTGAERALLERLLMRMVEHHRLGATPVE
- a CDS encoding FAD-dependent oxidoreductase encodes the protein MTKQTVTANRDLRENRPLWADTSRISVITRQTPRERFYDVVIVGAGISGALMANALADGRRSILVVDRRGPVKGSSMASTAMIQHEIDVPLFKLAQTIGGPRAARVWQRSAQAVEGLKALVQGLRIPCQFEARQTLYLAGEAYGARALKEESKARAQAGLEARFLDADELEQQFGIDRPAAIVSKMSASANPAQMTAGLLRDARRHGCEIVAGLEITDLHAGEPVVLATSSGQLLLASHVVFCTGYEFLKPLANRQHRIISTWAIASKPGLKLPPWLSEALVWEGADPYVYFRTTPDGRLIAGGEDEDSSEAYLSEAKLKTKGRTIAEKVGDLLHCAIGSPDYVWSAGFGSTPTGLPMMGEVPGLKNVYAVMGYGGNGFTFSKIGAEIIAAMIGKKRDPDAELFSFR
- a CDS encoding tripartite tricarboxylate transporter substrate binding protein, giving the protein MKLTAGVIVVAFLGSTTAPLAQDKFPAKPITVVIPAGPGSSTDTNARLVLNKIEKQGSLGQPAVVVNQTSAPIAATRVKDARPDGHELLVYHLGLMGTQAVGKIGFGAEAFKPIAQTGSTAFLIVAAEKGPYPDLKSLVEAAKAAPSKITEANSIGGASHIATLALAQSAGYTPRVVHVGDGPSRLQSVLGGHSAYTVVSPPEYKGFAGTGIKALAVLGSQRSPDWPDVPSTAELGYPVDVSVDVWWLAPSDTPPAVVETLASAVEKAMGDAELQEAFKKQGINPVFLRGAPLADKLSNITALVKPMGAALGGQ
- a CDS encoding tripartite tricarboxylate transporter TctB family protein, producing the protein MSSPARERRADLAFMIIVFVVSAAVLVEASRLPASRFDPLGPGAFPLGICVLLLVLTAVGIVKALMGHSLGRAETSLLTGVGQETDYRQHPWLAVALYLSTVIYVCVLQFAPLHFTWPTAAYVIAASLLLSRSLARRTLLAALVVGASASAILTYIFAHILVVALP